The Humulus lupulus chromosome 4, drHumLupu1.1, whole genome shotgun sequence genome has a window encoding:
- the LOC133830305 gene encoding uncharacterized protein LOC133830305 isoform X2, which translates to MINGEPSDSFLLLRDQLSDDGDACSSRYSSCGESEFDRYCSANSVMGTPSMCSTVTVFNDFGESEFGSLRNSGFGEETGGLENFSLGGKGESSREEIKSLGDRKIEFCNVNSMNYGSSGFELYGDDEFDLGAPAVNELMSWKVEGESSSALEGVSGFENGLAKGDSGETLIPKRGVEEIGVTGENKAEQMCTQETNNSVFVGSDTRISGEVEKCCLDPIASAENESGFDGLKPESFCSGDMKERERQESQEDNASSRNEDSEVEDSMYNYGADDEDKSGYNYQRNELYRQEAKVKNENPLHINSSVAFGSDDWDDFVQESGGTQKPLDLFTMNAFQNQAEKNNETKRELLDSSPATSVGFSINRQTEKGKNLTEMPVSSNQLEGDYTLDDIVNNSEAAAHFLNFSELEDVKDISVASCQVQGSPDLTEITKSLFTTTPSFPKGHATEQEKASPVSRTINQVGGVDELAHDPNKFGLDPLEENFAVKTGYSDMDNGMSQTNQNAIIEESISINDSGISKNRALGNSKIKLDPLDDKSAKLSSHSNVPSRNMNSDFLKDYKPKTDLPSFGNNVRKSPPVSEGPVGTHPAVVKTDDLELDEFYDEVVLEMEEILLDSSESPGAWFPHSNRGLQSHLSLPLRDGGSSASTSGKEAEDAHPLYQQPLRIDDIEVVGARQKKGDISFSERLVGVKEYTVYKIRVLSGKDQWEVERRYRDFFTLYRRLKTLCASQGWTLPSIWASVEKESRKIFGNASPDVVSERSILIQECLRSIIHPKFFNTSPSALIWFLCPQDSVPSSPGSNLMAPRSTSRGNGENISTLGKTIALIVEIQPYKSMKQMLEAQHYTCAGCYKHFDDEKTLIRDFAQTFGWGKPRLCEYTSQLFCSSCHTNETAVLPARVLHNWDFMEYPVSQLAKSYLDSIHDQPMLCVSAVNPFLFSKVPALLHVMGVRRKIGSILSYVHCSFKGSINKGLGSRRYLLESNDFFALRDLIDLSKGAFAVLPVMVETVLKKILEHITEQCLVCCDAGVPCSARQACNDPSSLIFPFQEGDVEKCPSCESVFHKHCFKKLTDCPCGAHLRIDDTRSLTKRVSRSRASGDSSGALDLFGKGLTSGLNVGFLSGLFAKAKPDNLGMHKNSDNVILMGSMPSTSL; encoded by the exons ATGATAAATGGTGAGCCGTCCGATTCATTTCTGCTATTGCGGGATCAGTTATCGGACGACGGTGATGCGTGCTCTTCTCGATACTCGTCTTGTGGTGAGTCCGAGTTCGACCGCTACTGTAGCGCGAACTCGGTAATGGGTACGCCCAGTATGTGTAGTACGGTCACCGTTTTTAACGATTTTGGGGAATCTGAATTTGGGTCTTtgaggaattctgggtttgggGAGGAGACTGGCGGTTTGGAGAATTTTAGCTTGGGAGGGAAAGGGGAGAGCAGTCGTGAGGAGATTAAGAGTTTAGGTGATAGGAAAATCGAGTTTTGTAATGTGAATTCTATGAATTATGGCTCTAGTGGGTTTGAATTGTATGGTGATGACGAGTTTGATCTTGGTGCTCCTGCTGTGAATGAATTGATGTCTTGGAAGGTTGAGGGTGAGTCTTCTTCAGCTTTGGAAGGGGTATCTGGATTCGAAAATGGTTTGGCTAAAGGTGATAGTGGAGAAACTTTGATACCAAAGAGAGGGGTTGAGGAAATTGGAGTTACCGGAGAAAATAAGGCTGAGCAGATGTGTACCCAAGAAACTAATAATTCAGTTTTTGTTGGAAGTGACACTCGAATTTCAGGGGAGGTTGAGAAATGTTGTTTAGATCCCATTGCTAGTGCAGAGAATGAGAGTGGCTTTGATGGGTTAAAACCAGAATCTTTTTGTTCTGGTGATATGAAGGAGAGGGAGAGACAAGAGTCACAAGAAGACAATGCTTCATCTAGAAATGAGGATTCTGAGGTTGAGGATTCCATGTACAACTATGGTGCAGATGACGAGGATAAATCTGGTTACAATTACCAGAGGAACGAGCTTTATAGGCAGGAAGCAAAAGTGAAGAATGAAAATCCATTGCACATTAACTCATCTGTAGCCTTTGGTTCAGACGATTGGGATGATTTTGTGCAAGAAAGTGGAGGAACCCAGAAGCCTTTAGATCTTTTCACCATGAATGCTTTCCAAAACCAGGCAGAAAAGAATAATGAAACCAAAAGGGAACTTTTGGATTCTAGTCCTGCGACCTCTGTTGGGTTTTCAATTAATCGTCAAACAGAGAAAGGAAAAAATCTAACAGAGATGCCCGTCTCCAGCAATCAACTTGAAGGTGATTATACATTGGATGATATTGTAAATAATTCTGAAGCCGCAGCTCATTTTCTAAATTTTAGTGAACTAGAAGATGTGAAGGATATTTCTGTAGCCAGTTGTCAAGTTCAAGGTAGTCCTGATTTGACTGAAATTACCAAAAGTTTGTTTACCACAACACCTTCTTTTCCAAAGGGTCATGCAACAGAGCAAGAAAAAGCAAGTCCTGTTTCTCGTACCATCAATCAAGTTGGAGGCGTTGATGAATTGGCACACGATCCTAATAAATTTGGGCTTGATCCTCTAGAAGAAAATTTTGCTGTGAAAACTGGTTATAGCGATATGGATAATGGTATGTCACAGACGAACCAAAATGCTATAATTGAGGAGAGCATCAGCATTAATGATAGTGGAATTTCCAAAAATCGAGCTCTGGGgaactcaaaaataaaattagACCCTCTTGATGACAAGTCAGCTAAACTAAGCTCTCATTCAAACGTGCCATCCAGAAATATGAATTCAGATTTTCTCAAAGACTATAAGCCAAAGACAGACCTACCAAGTTTCGGGAATAATGTAAGGAAGAGTCCTCCTGTTTCGGAAGGTCCTGTTGGAACTCATCCTGCAGTGGTAAAG ACAGATGATCTTGAGCTTGATGAATTTTATGATGAGGTTGTCCTTGAAATGGAAGAAATTTTACTGGACTCTAGCGAGTCCCCAGGAGCTTGGTTTCCTCATAGTAACAGGGGATTACAATCACATCTATCTCTACCCTTAAGAGATGGTGGTTCCTCGGCTTCGACTTCTGGCAAGGAGGCAGAGGATGCTCACCCATTGTATCAGCAGCCACTGAGAATTGATGACATTGAAGTGGTAGGTGctaggcaaaagaaaggggataTCTCATTTAGTGAAAGACTAGTTGGAGTGAAAGAATACACTGTATATAAAATACGAGTATTGAGTGGCAAGGATCAATGGGAGGTTGAACGGCGATATCGAGATTTCTTTACCCTGTATCGCCGGCTGAAAACATTATGCGCTAGCCAGGGTTGGACTCTACCTTCTATCTGGGCCTCTGTTGAGAAGGAATCCAGAAAGATTTTTGGAAATGCATCTCCTGATGTAGTTTCAGAGAGGAGTATTCTCATTCAGGAATGCTTGCGCTCCATTATTCATCCCAAGTTTTTTAACACTTCTCCAAGTGCGTTGATTTGGTTTTTGTGTCCTCAAGATTCAGTTCCTAGTTCCCCTGGATCAAATTTGATGGCTCCTCGGTCTACTTCTAGAGGAAATGGAGAAAACATTTCCACATTAGGGAAGACTATAGCGCTTATTGTTGAAATCCAACCATACAAATCTATGAAGCAGATGCTAGAAGCACAGCATTATACTTGCGCTGGGTGCTACAAACATTTTGATGATGAGAAGACACTTATACGAGACTTTGCACAGACATTTGGATGGGGGAAACCTAGACTTTGTGAATACACTAGTCAATTATTTTGCTCTTCTTGCCATACAAATGAAACTGCAGTTTTACCAGCAAGAGTATTGCATAATTGGGATTTTATGGAATATCCAGTCTCTCAGTTGGCTAAATCATATTTGGATTCTATACATGATCAG CCCATGCTTTGTGTCAGCGCAGTCAATCCATTCCTCTTCTCAAAGGTCCCAGCTCTGCTTCACGTTATGGGTGTTAGAAGAAAAATTGGAAGTATACTTTCATATGTCCACTGCTCATTCAAAGGATCTATCAATAAAGGACTTGGATCTCGAAGATATCTTCTTGAAAGCAATGATTTTTTTGCTCTCAGAGACCTTATTGATCTTTCAAAAGGGGCGTTTGCTG TGCTACCTGTGATGGTGGAAACTGTCTTGAAGAAAATTCTGGAACACATAACAGAGCAATGCCTCGTATGCTGTGATGCGGGAGTCCCATGTAGTGCTCGACAAGCTTGCAATGACCCGTCTTCTCTAATTTTCCCTTTCCAG GAAGGTGATGTCGAAAAATGTCCCTCTTGTGAATCAGTATTCCACAAACATTGCTTCAAAAAGCTCACAGATTGCCCTTGTGGAGCACATCTCAGGATTGATGACACAAGGTCACTGACTAAGAGAGTAAGCCGTAGTCGGGCCAGTGGTGATAGCAGTGGAGCTTTAGACCTTTTCGGGAAGGGACTAACCTCTGGTTTGAATGTTGGATTTCTCTCTGGGTTGTTTGCAAAAGCAAAGCCAGACAACTTGGGAATGCATAAAAACAGTGACAATGTCATATTGATGGGTTCTATGCCAAGCACTTCGTTGTGA
- the LOC133830305 gene encoding uncharacterized protein LOC133830305 isoform X3 — protein MINGEPSDSFLLLRDQLSDDGDACSSRYSSCGESEFDRYCSANSVMGTPSMCSTVTVFNDFGESEFGSLRNSGFGEETGGLENFSLGGKGESSREEIKSLGDRKIEFCNVNSMNYGSSGFELYGDDEFDLGAPAVNELMSWKVEGESSSALEGVSGFENGLAKGDSGETLIPKRGVEEIGVTGENKAEQMCTQETNNSVFVGSDTRISGEVEKCCLDPIASAENESGFDGLKPESFCSGDMKERERQESQEDNASSRNEDSEVEDSMYNYGADDEDKSGYNYQRNELYRQEAKVKNENPLHINSSVAFGSDDWDDFVQESGGTQKPLDLFTMNAFQNQAEKNNETKRELLDSSPATSVGFSINRQTEKGKNLTEMPVSSNQLEGDYTLDDIVNNSEAAAHFLNFSELEDVKDISVASCQVQGSPDLTEITKSLFTTTPSFPKGHATEQEKASPVSRTINQVGGVDELAHDPNKFGLDPLEENFAVKTGYSDMDNGMSQTNQNAIIEESISINDSGISKNRALGNSKIKLDPLDDKSAKLSSHSNVPSRNMNSDFLKDYKPKTDLPSFGNNVRKSPPVSEGPVGTHPAVVKTDDLELDEFYDEVVLEMEEILLDSSESPGAWFPHSNRGLQSHLSLPLRDGGSSASTSGKEAEDAHPLYQQPLRIDDIEVVGARQKKGDISFSERLVGVKEYTVYKIRVLSGKDQWEVERRYRDFFTLYRRLKTLCASQGWTLPSIWASVEKESRKIFGNASPDVVSERSILIQECLRSIIHPKFFNTSPSALIWFLCPQDSVPSSPGSNLMAPRSTSRGNGENISTLGKTIALIVEIQPYKSMKQMLEAQHYTCAGCYKHFDDEKTLIRDFAQTFGWGKPRLCEYTSQLFCSSCHTNETAVLPARVLHNWDFMEYPVSQLAKSYLDSIHDQPMLCVSAVNPFLFSKVPALLHVMGVRRKIGSILSYVHCSFKGSINKGLGSRRYLLESNDFFALRDLIDLSKGAFAVLPVMVETVLKKILEHITEQCLVCCDAGVPCSARQACNDPSSLIFPFQCLRNLNLLNTTDW, from the exons ATGATAAATGGTGAGCCGTCCGATTCATTTCTGCTATTGCGGGATCAGTTATCGGACGACGGTGATGCGTGCTCTTCTCGATACTCGTCTTGTGGTGAGTCCGAGTTCGACCGCTACTGTAGCGCGAACTCGGTAATGGGTACGCCCAGTATGTGTAGTACGGTCACCGTTTTTAACGATTTTGGGGAATCTGAATTTGGGTCTTtgaggaattctgggtttgggGAGGAGACTGGCGGTTTGGAGAATTTTAGCTTGGGAGGGAAAGGGGAGAGCAGTCGTGAGGAGATTAAGAGTTTAGGTGATAGGAAAATCGAGTTTTGTAATGTGAATTCTATGAATTATGGCTCTAGTGGGTTTGAATTGTATGGTGATGACGAGTTTGATCTTGGTGCTCCTGCTGTGAATGAATTGATGTCTTGGAAGGTTGAGGGTGAGTCTTCTTCAGCTTTGGAAGGGGTATCTGGATTCGAAAATGGTTTGGCTAAAGGTGATAGTGGAGAAACTTTGATACCAAAGAGAGGGGTTGAGGAAATTGGAGTTACCGGAGAAAATAAGGCTGAGCAGATGTGTACCCAAGAAACTAATAATTCAGTTTTTGTTGGAAGTGACACTCGAATTTCAGGGGAGGTTGAGAAATGTTGTTTAGATCCCATTGCTAGTGCAGAGAATGAGAGTGGCTTTGATGGGTTAAAACCAGAATCTTTTTGTTCTGGTGATATGAAGGAGAGGGAGAGACAAGAGTCACAAGAAGACAATGCTTCATCTAGAAATGAGGATTCTGAGGTTGAGGATTCCATGTACAACTATGGTGCAGATGACGAGGATAAATCTGGTTACAATTACCAGAGGAACGAGCTTTATAGGCAGGAAGCAAAAGTGAAGAATGAAAATCCATTGCACATTAACTCATCTGTAGCCTTTGGTTCAGACGATTGGGATGATTTTGTGCAAGAAAGTGGAGGAACCCAGAAGCCTTTAGATCTTTTCACCATGAATGCTTTCCAAAACCAGGCAGAAAAGAATAATGAAACCAAAAGGGAACTTTTGGATTCTAGTCCTGCGACCTCTGTTGGGTTTTCAATTAATCGTCAAACAGAGAAAGGAAAAAATCTAACAGAGATGCCCGTCTCCAGCAATCAACTTGAAGGTGATTATACATTGGATGATATTGTAAATAATTCTGAAGCCGCAGCTCATTTTCTAAATTTTAGTGAACTAGAAGATGTGAAGGATATTTCTGTAGCCAGTTGTCAAGTTCAAGGTAGTCCTGATTTGACTGAAATTACCAAAAGTTTGTTTACCACAACACCTTCTTTTCCAAAGGGTCATGCAACAGAGCAAGAAAAAGCAAGTCCTGTTTCTCGTACCATCAATCAAGTTGGAGGCGTTGATGAATTGGCACACGATCCTAATAAATTTGGGCTTGATCCTCTAGAAGAAAATTTTGCTGTGAAAACTGGTTATAGCGATATGGATAATGGTATGTCACAGACGAACCAAAATGCTATAATTGAGGAGAGCATCAGCATTAATGATAGTGGAATTTCCAAAAATCGAGCTCTGGGgaactcaaaaataaaattagACCCTCTTGATGACAAGTCAGCTAAACTAAGCTCTCATTCAAACGTGCCATCCAGAAATATGAATTCAGATTTTCTCAAAGACTATAAGCCAAAGACAGACCTACCAAGTTTCGGGAATAATGTAAGGAAGAGTCCTCCTGTTTCGGAAGGTCCTGTTGGAACTCATCCTGCAGTGGTAAAG ACAGATGATCTTGAGCTTGATGAATTTTATGATGAGGTTGTCCTTGAAATGGAAGAAATTTTACTGGACTCTAGCGAGTCCCCAGGAGCTTGGTTTCCTCATAGTAACAGGGGATTACAATCACATCTATCTCTACCCTTAAGAGATGGTGGTTCCTCGGCTTCGACTTCTGGCAAGGAGGCAGAGGATGCTCACCCATTGTATCAGCAGCCACTGAGAATTGATGACATTGAAGTGGTAGGTGctaggcaaaagaaaggggataTCTCATTTAGTGAAAGACTAGTTGGAGTGAAAGAATACACTGTATATAAAATACGAGTATTGAGTGGCAAGGATCAATGGGAGGTTGAACGGCGATATCGAGATTTCTTTACCCTGTATCGCCGGCTGAAAACATTATGCGCTAGCCAGGGTTGGACTCTACCTTCTATCTGGGCCTCTGTTGAGAAGGAATCCAGAAAGATTTTTGGAAATGCATCTCCTGATGTAGTTTCAGAGAGGAGTATTCTCATTCAGGAATGCTTGCGCTCCATTATTCATCCCAAGTTTTTTAACACTTCTCCAAGTGCGTTGATTTGGTTTTTGTGTCCTCAAGATTCAGTTCCTAGTTCCCCTGGATCAAATTTGATGGCTCCTCGGTCTACTTCTAGAGGAAATGGAGAAAACATTTCCACATTAGGGAAGACTATAGCGCTTATTGTTGAAATCCAACCATACAAATCTATGAAGCAGATGCTAGAAGCACAGCATTATACTTGCGCTGGGTGCTACAAACATTTTGATGATGAGAAGACACTTATACGAGACTTTGCACAGACATTTGGATGGGGGAAACCTAGACTTTGTGAATACACTAGTCAATTATTTTGCTCTTCTTGCCATACAAATGAAACTGCAGTTTTACCAGCAAGAGTATTGCATAATTGGGATTTTATGGAATATCCAGTCTCTCAGTTGGCTAAATCATATTTGGATTCTATACATGATCAG CCCATGCTTTGTGTCAGCGCAGTCAATCCATTCCTCTTCTCAAAGGTCCCAGCTCTGCTTCACGTTATGGGTGTTAGAAGAAAAATTGGAAGTATACTTTCATATGTCCACTGCTCATTCAAAGGATCTATCAATAAAGGACTTGGATCTCGAAGATATCTTCTTGAAAGCAATGATTTTTTTGCTCTCAGAGACCTTATTGATCTTTCAAAAGGGGCGTTTGCTG TGCTACCTGTGATGGTGGAAACTGTCTTGAAGAAAATTCTGGAACACATAACAGAGCAATGCCTCGTATGCTGTGATGCGGGAGTCCCATGTAGTGCTCGACAAGCTTGCAATGACCCGTCTTCTCTAATTTTCCCTTTCCAG TGTCTAAGAAATCTTAACCTCCTCAATACAACTGATTGGTAG
- the LOC133830305 gene encoding uncharacterized protein LOC133830305 isoform X1, translated as MINGEPSDSFLLLRDQLSDDGDACSSRYSSCGESEFDRYCSANSVMGTPSMCSTVTVFNDFGESEFGSLRNSGFGEETGGLENFSLGGKGESSREEIKSLGDRKIEFCNVNSMNYGSSGFELYGDDEFDLGAPAVNELMSWKVEGESSSALEGVSGFENGLAKGDSGETLIPKRGVEEIGVTGENKAEQMCTQETNNSVFVGSDTRISGEVEKCCLDPIASAENESGFDGLKPESFCSGDMKERERQESQEDNASSRNEDSEVEDSMYNYGADDEDKSGYNYQRNELYRQEAKVKNENPLHINSSVAFGSDDWDDFVQESGGTQKPLDLFTMNAFQNQAEKNNETKRELLDSSPATSVGFSINRQTEKGKNLTEMPVSSNQLEGDYTLDDIVNNSEAAAHFLNFSELEDVKDISVASCQVQGSPDLTEITKSLFTTTPSFPKGHATEQEKASPVSRTINQVGGVDELAHDPNKFGLDPLEENFAVKTGYSDMDNGMSQTNQNAIIEESISINDSGISKNRALGNSKIKLDPLDDKSAKLSSHSNVPSRNMNSDFLKDYKPKTDLPSFGNNVRKSPPVSEGPVGTHPAVVKTDDLELDEFYDEVVLEMEEILLDSSESPGAWFPHSNRGLQSHLSLPLRDGGSSASTSGKEAEDAHPLYQQPLRIDDIEVVGARQKKGDISFSERLVGVKEYTVYKIRVLSGKDQWEVERRYRDFFTLYRRLKTLCASQGWTLPSIWASVEKESRKIFGNASPDVVSERSILIQECLRSIIHPKFFNTSPSALIWFLCPQDSVPSSPGSNLMAPRSTSRGNGENISTLGKTIALIVEIQPYKSMKQMLEAQHYTCAGCYKHFDDEKTLIRDFAQTFGWGKPRLCEYTSQLFCSSCHTNETAVLPARVLHNWDFMEYPVSQLAKSYLDSIHDQPMLCVSAVNPFLFSKVPALLHVMGVRRKIGSILSYVHCSFKGSINKGLGSRRYLLESNDFFALRDLIDLSKGAFAVLPVMVETVLKKILEHITEQCLVCCDAGVPCSARQACNDPSSLIFPFQQEGDVEKCPSCESVFHKHCFKKLTDCPCGAHLRIDDTRSLTKRVSRSRASGDSSGALDLFGKGLTSGLNVGFLSGLFAKAKPDNLGMHKNSDNVILMGSMPSTSL; from the exons ATGATAAATGGTGAGCCGTCCGATTCATTTCTGCTATTGCGGGATCAGTTATCGGACGACGGTGATGCGTGCTCTTCTCGATACTCGTCTTGTGGTGAGTCCGAGTTCGACCGCTACTGTAGCGCGAACTCGGTAATGGGTACGCCCAGTATGTGTAGTACGGTCACCGTTTTTAACGATTTTGGGGAATCTGAATTTGGGTCTTtgaggaattctgggtttgggGAGGAGACTGGCGGTTTGGAGAATTTTAGCTTGGGAGGGAAAGGGGAGAGCAGTCGTGAGGAGATTAAGAGTTTAGGTGATAGGAAAATCGAGTTTTGTAATGTGAATTCTATGAATTATGGCTCTAGTGGGTTTGAATTGTATGGTGATGACGAGTTTGATCTTGGTGCTCCTGCTGTGAATGAATTGATGTCTTGGAAGGTTGAGGGTGAGTCTTCTTCAGCTTTGGAAGGGGTATCTGGATTCGAAAATGGTTTGGCTAAAGGTGATAGTGGAGAAACTTTGATACCAAAGAGAGGGGTTGAGGAAATTGGAGTTACCGGAGAAAATAAGGCTGAGCAGATGTGTACCCAAGAAACTAATAATTCAGTTTTTGTTGGAAGTGACACTCGAATTTCAGGGGAGGTTGAGAAATGTTGTTTAGATCCCATTGCTAGTGCAGAGAATGAGAGTGGCTTTGATGGGTTAAAACCAGAATCTTTTTGTTCTGGTGATATGAAGGAGAGGGAGAGACAAGAGTCACAAGAAGACAATGCTTCATCTAGAAATGAGGATTCTGAGGTTGAGGATTCCATGTACAACTATGGTGCAGATGACGAGGATAAATCTGGTTACAATTACCAGAGGAACGAGCTTTATAGGCAGGAAGCAAAAGTGAAGAATGAAAATCCATTGCACATTAACTCATCTGTAGCCTTTGGTTCAGACGATTGGGATGATTTTGTGCAAGAAAGTGGAGGAACCCAGAAGCCTTTAGATCTTTTCACCATGAATGCTTTCCAAAACCAGGCAGAAAAGAATAATGAAACCAAAAGGGAACTTTTGGATTCTAGTCCTGCGACCTCTGTTGGGTTTTCAATTAATCGTCAAACAGAGAAAGGAAAAAATCTAACAGAGATGCCCGTCTCCAGCAATCAACTTGAAGGTGATTATACATTGGATGATATTGTAAATAATTCTGAAGCCGCAGCTCATTTTCTAAATTTTAGTGAACTAGAAGATGTGAAGGATATTTCTGTAGCCAGTTGTCAAGTTCAAGGTAGTCCTGATTTGACTGAAATTACCAAAAGTTTGTTTACCACAACACCTTCTTTTCCAAAGGGTCATGCAACAGAGCAAGAAAAAGCAAGTCCTGTTTCTCGTACCATCAATCAAGTTGGAGGCGTTGATGAATTGGCACACGATCCTAATAAATTTGGGCTTGATCCTCTAGAAGAAAATTTTGCTGTGAAAACTGGTTATAGCGATATGGATAATGGTATGTCACAGACGAACCAAAATGCTATAATTGAGGAGAGCATCAGCATTAATGATAGTGGAATTTCCAAAAATCGAGCTCTGGGgaactcaaaaataaaattagACCCTCTTGATGACAAGTCAGCTAAACTAAGCTCTCATTCAAACGTGCCATCCAGAAATATGAATTCAGATTTTCTCAAAGACTATAAGCCAAAGACAGACCTACCAAGTTTCGGGAATAATGTAAGGAAGAGTCCTCCTGTTTCGGAAGGTCCTGTTGGAACTCATCCTGCAGTGGTAAAG ACAGATGATCTTGAGCTTGATGAATTTTATGATGAGGTTGTCCTTGAAATGGAAGAAATTTTACTGGACTCTAGCGAGTCCCCAGGAGCTTGGTTTCCTCATAGTAACAGGGGATTACAATCACATCTATCTCTACCCTTAAGAGATGGTGGTTCCTCGGCTTCGACTTCTGGCAAGGAGGCAGAGGATGCTCACCCATTGTATCAGCAGCCACTGAGAATTGATGACATTGAAGTGGTAGGTGctaggcaaaagaaaggggataTCTCATTTAGTGAAAGACTAGTTGGAGTGAAAGAATACACTGTATATAAAATACGAGTATTGAGTGGCAAGGATCAATGGGAGGTTGAACGGCGATATCGAGATTTCTTTACCCTGTATCGCCGGCTGAAAACATTATGCGCTAGCCAGGGTTGGACTCTACCTTCTATCTGGGCCTCTGTTGAGAAGGAATCCAGAAAGATTTTTGGAAATGCATCTCCTGATGTAGTTTCAGAGAGGAGTATTCTCATTCAGGAATGCTTGCGCTCCATTATTCATCCCAAGTTTTTTAACACTTCTCCAAGTGCGTTGATTTGGTTTTTGTGTCCTCAAGATTCAGTTCCTAGTTCCCCTGGATCAAATTTGATGGCTCCTCGGTCTACTTCTAGAGGAAATGGAGAAAACATTTCCACATTAGGGAAGACTATAGCGCTTATTGTTGAAATCCAACCATACAAATCTATGAAGCAGATGCTAGAAGCACAGCATTATACTTGCGCTGGGTGCTACAAACATTTTGATGATGAGAAGACACTTATACGAGACTTTGCACAGACATTTGGATGGGGGAAACCTAGACTTTGTGAATACACTAGTCAATTATTTTGCTCTTCTTGCCATACAAATGAAACTGCAGTTTTACCAGCAAGAGTATTGCATAATTGGGATTTTATGGAATATCCAGTCTCTCAGTTGGCTAAATCATATTTGGATTCTATACATGATCAG CCCATGCTTTGTGTCAGCGCAGTCAATCCATTCCTCTTCTCAAAGGTCCCAGCTCTGCTTCACGTTATGGGTGTTAGAAGAAAAATTGGAAGTATACTTTCATATGTCCACTGCTCATTCAAAGGATCTATCAATAAAGGACTTGGATCTCGAAGATATCTTCTTGAAAGCAATGATTTTTTTGCTCTCAGAGACCTTATTGATCTTTCAAAAGGGGCGTTTGCTG TGCTACCTGTGATGGTGGAAACTGTCTTGAAGAAAATTCTGGAACACATAACAGAGCAATGCCTCGTATGCTGTGATGCGGGAGTCCCATGTAGTGCTCGACAAGCTTGCAATGACCCGTCTTCTCTAATTTTCCCTTTCCAG CAGGAAGGTGATGTCGAAAAATGTCCCTCTTGTGAATCAGTATTCCACAAACATTGCTTCAAAAAGCTCACAGATTGCCCTTGTGGAGCACATCTCAGGATTGATGACACAAGGTCACTGACTAAGAGAGTAAGCCGTAGTCGGGCCAGTGGTGATAGCAGTGGAGCTTTAGACCTTTTCGGGAAGGGACTAACCTCTGGTTTGAATGTTGGATTTCTCTCTGGGTTGTTTGCAAAAGCAAAGCCAGACAACTTGGGAATGCATAAAAACAGTGACAATGTCATATTGATGGGTTCTATGCCAAGCACTTCGTTGTGA